One genomic window of Sarcophilus harrisii chromosome X, mSarHar1.11, whole genome shotgun sequence includes the following:
- the ZC4H2 gene encoding zinc finger C4H2 domain-containing protein isoform X2, with product MADEQEIMCKLESIKEIRNKTMQMEKIKARLKAEFEALESEERHLKEYKQEMDLLLQEKMAHVEELRLIHADINVMENTIKQSENDLNKLLESTRRLHDEYKPLKEHVDALRMTLGLQRLPDLCEEEEKLSLEPACHVTSKSTGMPPSVPCAKPRAVPGTPRSQRGNRMNEKKTRLTELPCSESPFPLARVIDVQA from the exons ATGGCTGATGAGCAGGAAATCATGTGCAAGCTGGAGAGCATCAAAGAGATCAG GAACAAGACCATGCAGATGGAGAAGATTAAGGCAAGACTAAAGGCAGAGTTTGAAGCTCTAGAGTCAGAGGAACGGCACCTGAAGGAGTATAAGCAAGAGATGGATCTCTTGCTACAGGAAAAAATGGCCCATGTGGAGGAACTGCGTCTGATCCACGCTGATATTAATGTG ATGGAGAACACCATCAAACAGTCAGAGAATGACCTCAACAAGTTATTGGAATCTACACGGCGGCTGCATGATGAATATAAGCCCCTAAAGGAGCATGTGGATGCTCTCCGCATGACCTTGGGCCTACAGAGGCTTCCGGACCTATGTGAAGAGGAGGAGAAGCTGTCCCTGGA GCCTGCCTGTCATGTCACCAGCAAATCCACCGGAATGCCCCCATCTGTCCCCTGTGCAAAGCCAAGAGCCGTTCCCGGAACCCCAAGAAGCCAAAGAGGAAACAGGATGAATGAAAAGAAGACTAGGCTCACGGAGCTCCCCTGCTCAGAGAGCCCTTTCCCCTTGGCCAGAGTAATTGATGTCCAGGCGTGA
- the ZC4H2 gene encoding zinc finger C4H2 domain-containing protein isoform X1 has translation MADEQEIMCKLESIKEIRNKTMQMEKIKARLKAEFEALESEERHLKEYKQEMDLLLQEKMAHVEELRLIHADINVMENTIKQSENDLNKLLESTRRLHDEYKPLKEHVDALRMTLGLQRLPDLCEEEEKLSLDYFEKQKAEWQTEPQEPPIPESLAAAAAAAQQLQVARKQDTRQTATFRQQPPPMKACLSCHQQIHRNAPICPLCKAKSRSRNPKKPKRKQDE, from the exons ATGGCTGATGAGCAGGAAATCATGTGCAAGCTGGAGAGCATCAAAGAGATCAG GAACAAGACCATGCAGATGGAGAAGATTAAGGCAAGACTAAAGGCAGAGTTTGAAGCTCTAGAGTCAGAGGAACGGCACCTGAAGGAGTATAAGCAAGAGATGGATCTCTTGCTACAGGAAAAAATGGCCCATGTGGAGGAACTGCGTCTGATCCACGCTGATATTAATGTG ATGGAGAACACCATCAAACAGTCAGAGAATGACCTCAACAAGTTATTGGAATCTACACGGCGGCTGCATGATGAATATAAGCCCCTAAAGGAGCATGTGGATGCTCTCCGCATGACCTTGGGCCTACAGAGGCTTCCGGACCTATGTGAAGAGGAGGAGAAGCTGTCCCTGGA TTACTTCGAGAAGCAGAAGGCCGAGTGGCAGACGGAGCCTCAGGAGCCACCCATCCCTGAGTcccttgctgctgctgctgccgcggCCCAACAGCTACAAGTGGCTAGGAAACAAGACACTCGGCAGACGGCCACATTCAGACAACAGCCCCCACCCATGAAG GCCTGCCTGTCATGTCACCAGCAAATCCACCGGAATGCCCCCATCTGTCCCCTGTGCAAAGCCAAGAGCCGTTCCCGGAACCCCAAGAAGCCAAAGAGGAAACAGGATGAATGA